A region from the Palaemon carinicauda isolate YSFRI2023 chromosome 16, ASM3689809v2, whole genome shotgun sequence genome encodes:
- the LOC137654993 gene encoding acanthoscurrin-1-like produces the protein MKLLLITALATVVALCHAGGSKGGFGGGGFGGGGGFGGGGGFGGGGGFGGGSFGGGHGAGIGGVSLGGRSYGSRGIGGGSFGGGHGGGSFGGGNGGGSFGGGHGGGSFGGGSFGSGKGGSFGGGSLGGGHGGGFGGNGGSIGGGFSGGRRYG, from the exons ATG AAACTATTGCTGATCACCGCCTTAGCCACAGTCGTGGCCCTGTGCCATGCAGGTGGTAGTAAAGGCGGATTCGGTGGAGGTggatttggaggaggaggtggatttggaggaggaggtggatttggaggaggaggtggatttgGAGGTGGATCTTTCGGTGGCGGTCATGGAGCCGGCATTGGAGGGGTATCCCTCGGTGGACGTTCATATGGAAGCCGTGGTATTGgaggaggatcctttggaggtggACACGGAGGAGGTTCCTTTGGAGGTGGAAACGgaggaggatcctttggaggtggACACGGAGGTGGATCCTTCGGAGGTGGATCCTTTGGAAGCGGTAAAGGAGGCTCCTTTGGAGGTGGCTCTCTTGGTGGTGGAcatggaggaggatttggaggcaATGGTGGTTCCATTGGAGGTGGATTCTCCGGTGGCCGCCGATACGGataa